From one Sorangium aterium genomic stretch:
- the istA gene encoding IS21 family transposase — protein MIAKEKEAEVLRLYHGEKWPVGTIAAQLGLHHTTVQRVLGQAGVDPKVVAPRPSMVDSFVPFIVEQLGKYPSLRSSRLFGMLKERGYPGGPDHLRRVIGRLRPKKPAEAFQRLRTLPGEQAQVDWAHFGKLAVGRALRPLWAFIMVLSYSRRLFLRFFPGAAMPFFVRGHVEAFADFDGVPRVLLYDNLKSAVVERHGDAIRFHPTLLALSAHYRFEPRPVAVARGNEKGRVERAIRYVREAFFEARTYADLGDLNRQATEWTSSAALDRSWVEDRARTVRQAFDDERSVLLGHPDTPFPAHERVEVEVGKTPYARFDLNDYSVPHDRTSRTLVVLADLEQVRIADGNEIIATHVRSWDRGQQIEQPEHLQRLADEKRRAREHRGLDRLARAARSSQAFLRIVAERGGNVGSAIARLLQLLDAVGAADLEEALVEVLERDTLHVGAVRQVLDRHRSERCLPPPVSIPVTRGQHANLVVTPHSLATYDALKKDSTP, from the coding sequence GTGATCGCGAAAGAGAAGGAGGCCGAGGTTCTGCGCCTCTACCACGGCGAGAAGTGGCCCGTGGGCACCATTGCCGCCCAGCTCGGGCTGCACCACACCACCGTTCAGCGCGTGCTCGGGCAAGCGGGCGTCGACCCGAAGGTCGTCGCGCCGCGCCCGTCGATGGTCGACTCGTTCGTGCCCTTCATCGTCGAGCAGCTCGGCAAGTATCCCTCGCTGCGCTCGAGTCGCCTCTTCGGCATGCTCAAGGAGCGCGGCTATCCGGGCGGTCCCGATCATCTGCGCCGGGTGATCGGCCGCCTCCGCCCCAAGAAGCCGGCGGAGGCATTCCAGCGGCTGCGCACGCTGCCCGGCGAGCAAGCGCAGGTCGACTGGGCGCACTTCGGCAAGCTGGCTGTCGGCCGGGCGCTGCGCCCTCTCTGGGCCTTCATCATGGTGCTCAGTTACTCGCGGCGGCTCTTCCTGCGCTTCTTCCCGGGCGCGGCGATGCCCTTCTTCGTGCGCGGGCACGTCGAGGCGTTCGCCGACTTCGATGGCGTCCCGCGCGTGCTGCTCTACGACAACCTCAAGAGCGCTGTCGTGGAGCGCCACGGCGATGCGATCCGGTTCCACCCCACACTGCTGGCTCTGTCGGCGCATTACCGCTTCGAGCCGCGCCCCGTCGCCGTCGCCCGCGGCAACGAGAAGGGCCGCGTCGAGCGCGCCATCCGCTACGTCCGCGAGGCATTCTTCGAGGCTCGGACCTACGCCGACCTCGGCGACCTCAACCGACAAGCGACCGAATGGACCAGCTCCGCGGCGCTCGATCGCTCCTGGGTCGAGGACCGCGCCCGCACCGTGCGCCAGGCCTTTGACGACGAGCGCAGCGTGCTGCTCGGGCACCCTGACACGCCGTTTCCAGCCCACGAGCGCGTCGAGGTCGAGGTCGGAAAGACCCCCTACGCGCGCTTCGATCTCAACGACTACTCTGTTCCCCACGACCGGACCAGCCGCACGCTCGTTGTCCTCGCCGACCTCGAACAGGTGCGCATCGCCGATGGCAACGAGATCATCGCGACCCACGTCCGCTCGTGGGACCGCGGCCAGCAGATCGAGCAGCCCGAGCACCTCCAGCGCCTCGCCGACGAGAAGCGCCGCGCCCGCGAGCACCGCGGCCTCGATCGCCTCGCCCGCGCCGCCCGCAGCAGCCAGGCATTCCTCCGCATCGTCGCCGAGCGCGGCGGCAACGTCGGCAGCGCGATCGCCCGGCTCCTGCAACTGCTCGACGCCGTCGGCGCCGCCGACCTCGAAGAGGCCCTCGTCGAGGTGCTTGAGCGCGACACCCTCCACGTCGGTGCCGTCCGTCAGGTGCTCGACCGCCACCGCTCCGAGCGCTGCTTGCCGCCTCCGGTCTCGATCCCCGTCACGCGCGGCCAGCACGCCAACCTCGTCGTCACGCCGCATTCGCTCGCCACCTACGACGCGCTGAAGAAGGACTCAACGCCATGA
- a CDS encoding ExeA family protein has product MTMDFCSYFSFTAEPFSKEVEDGELWLPPSKQAILEMLIEAVHARKSVLLAGDPGVGKTCLLRALRHALSPQTFRLTYCANVTLGRRDFYRQLCLALGLARCSTAGDVFYAVSTHVEELAKERVFPVFVLDEAHLLHQDTLDHLHILLNYAWDSRALLSLVLLGLPELGERLRVRRNRSLYSRLHYRLTIDPLTPDDTADYLRVRLNRVGCAKELFTTDAIAMLHEAAAGSLRDTDRLATAALRAAARKKRKLVERDVFSRILQLDAEEPG; this is encoded by the coding sequence ATGACCATGGACTTTTGTAGCTACTTCAGCTTCACCGCAGAGCCATTTTCAAAGGAGGTCGAAGACGGCGAGCTCTGGCTCCCTCCGTCCAAGCAGGCGATACTCGAGATGCTCATCGAAGCGGTGCACGCCAGAAAGAGCGTGCTCCTCGCTGGTGACCCAGGCGTTGGCAAGACGTGTCTCCTCCGCGCGCTCCGTCATGCCCTTTCGCCGCAGACGTTTCGCTTGACCTACTGCGCCAACGTGACGCTTGGACGCCGGGACTTCTATCGCCAGCTCTGTCTGGCGCTCGGTCTCGCGCGCTGCAGCACCGCTGGAGACGTCTTCTACGCGGTCAGCACGCACGTCGAGGAACTCGCGAAGGAACGAGTATTTCCGGTCTTCGTCCTCGATGAGGCCCATCTACTTCATCAGGATACACTCGATCATCTTCACATACTCCTTAATTACGCCTGGGATAGCCGCGCATTGCTTTCGCTCGTGTTGCTTGGCTTGCCCGAGCTCGGCGAGCGGCTCCGCGTGCGCCGCAATCGCTCCCTGTATTCGCGCCTCCATTACCGATTGACCATCGATCCGCTCACGCCGGACGATACGGCCGACTATCTGCGTGTACGTCTCAACCGAGTCGGCTGCGCGAAAGAGCTCTTCACCACCGACGCGATCGCGATGCTGCACGAGGCGGCCGCCGGCAGCCTGCGCGACACCGACCGACTCGCCACGGCCGCTCTTCGAGCCGCTGCGCGCAAGAAGCGCAAGCTCGTCGAGCGCGATGTCTTCAGCCGCATCCTGCAACTGGACGCAGAGGAGCCCGGATGA
- a CDS encoding DDE-type integrase/transposase/recombinase, whose protein sequence is MQDPLKPKDHAEAVALYRSEIIGSLMHRELDRGELAEALADLSKQRFRPPRAHSPRTYSVPTLERWYYAYKTEGLEGLRPKPRKDKGRARELTPEQRQMLLDIREEHPSASVSLILDTLIAAGRIDKEAISATTVRRLYAEHRLDRVALRDRTGGKVRLRWQAEHPGALWHGDVCHVSPILVGGSVAPVRIHALLDDASRYILAIEAMSAEREVDMLALFIRALRKHGAPDALYLDNGSTYRGHTLHLACERLGTTLIHARPYDAPARGKMERFWRTLRERCVDFTGALGSLHDLNVRLYAWVDEHYHRTPHAALFGKSPAQVYEGYPHVTDNLDERKLRDALTTQARRRVRRDSTLSMDGEDWETDLGFLAGHLVTVSRCLVTPNEPPWIEHEGKRFALHRVDPVKNARRPRPACNLDVAHEARVPFDPPKTLLDKALGRTPRDGEEE, encoded by the coding sequence GTGCAAGACCCCCTCAAGCCGAAGGACCACGCGGAAGCGGTAGCGCTCTATCGCAGTGAGATCATCGGCTCGCTCATGCACCGCGAGCTCGACCGGGGAGAGCTCGCCGAAGCGCTCGCCGACCTGAGCAAACAGCGGTTTCGCCCACCGCGCGCCCATTCTCCGCGCACTTACTCGGTCCCCACGCTCGAGCGTTGGTACTACGCGTACAAGACCGAAGGTCTCGAAGGCTTGCGTCCCAAGCCCCGCAAGGACAAGGGACGGGCGCGCGAGCTCACCCCCGAGCAACGGCAGATGCTGCTCGACATTCGAGAAGAGCACCCGAGCGCCTCGGTCTCGCTCATCCTCGACACGCTGATCGCGGCGGGCCGGATCGACAAGGAGGCCATCTCCGCCACCACGGTGCGACGCCTGTACGCCGAACACCGCCTTGATCGCGTCGCGCTGCGCGATCGCACGGGCGGCAAGGTGCGGTTGCGCTGGCAGGCCGAGCACCCCGGCGCTCTGTGGCACGGCGACGTGTGTCATGTGTCACCGATCCTCGTTGGCGGCAGCGTGGCGCCGGTGCGGATCCACGCGCTGCTCGACGACGCCTCCCGGTACATCCTCGCGATCGAGGCGATGAGCGCCGAGCGGGAGGTCGACATGCTGGCGCTCTTCATCCGAGCACTGCGCAAACATGGCGCTCCCGACGCCCTCTACCTGGATAACGGCTCGACCTACCGCGGGCACACCTTGCACCTGGCGTGTGAGCGACTCGGCACTACCCTGATCCACGCCCGTCCGTACGACGCCCCCGCGCGCGGCAAGATGGAGCGCTTCTGGAGGACGTTGCGAGAGAGGTGCGTGGACTTCACCGGAGCGCTCGGCTCGCTGCACGACCTCAACGTCCGGCTCTACGCCTGGGTCGACGAGCACTACCACCGCACACCGCACGCGGCGCTCTTCGGCAAATCCCCCGCGCAGGTGTACGAGGGGTATCCCCACGTCACCGACAACCTCGACGAGCGGAAGCTCCGCGACGCGCTCACGACCCAGGCCCGTCGGCGCGTCCGACGCGACAGCACGCTCTCGATGGATGGAGAGGATTGGGAGACCGATCTCGGCTTCCTCGCCGGCCACCTCGTCACGGTGTCGCGGTGCCTCGTCACGCCGAACGAGCCGCCCTGGATCGAACACGAGGGCAAACGCTTCGCCCTGCACCGGGTCGATCCGGTGAAGAACGCCCGTCGCCCGCGGCCGGCCTGCAACCTTGATGTCGCGCACGAGGCGCGGGTGCCCTTCGACCCGCCGAAAACGCTTCTGGACAAGGCTCTCGGACGAACGCCCCGCGATGGCGAGGAGGAATGA
- a CDS encoding DUF6431 domain-containing protein yields MKERSPQQIVHLDLDVKGWLASPPTVDRARPARCPRCGAAACPLGGGLGLWGHGSRSRQVRGPLAAGERGGLVTIEVRRYRCRRCGATITVVPRGVAPRRHFAATAIGLALLLVGIASAALIEVRRRVSPWSASFDADSWATVRRWLRAIDQGRLFPSVRPSPLAASLRQRAERAAMTLVAMAPFAAEVLEAAVMAGAARAA; encoded by the coding sequence TTGAAAGAGCGGAGCCCTCAACAGATCGTCCATCTGGACCTCGATGTCAAAGGCTGGCTCGCTTCACCGCCCACCGTAGATCGCGCGCGGCCAGCCCGCTGCCCGCGTTGCGGTGCCGCGGCTTGCCCGCTGGGGGGCGGGTTGGGGCTGTGGGGTCACGGCTCGCGGTCCCGGCAGGTACGCGGGCCGCTGGCTGCCGGCGAGCGCGGCGGGCTCGTCACGATCGAGGTGCGCCGTTATCGATGCCGCCGCTGCGGCGCGACGATCACGGTCGTACCGCGGGGCGTCGCACCGCGACGGCACTTCGCCGCGACGGCGATCGGTCTGGCCCTGCTGCTCGTCGGCATCGCCAGTGCAGCGCTCATCGAGGTGCGGCGGCGTGTCAGCCCCTGGTCTGCCAGCTTCGATGCCGACAGCTGGGCGACCGTGCGGCGCTGGTTACGCGCCATCGACCAGGGGCGCCTCTTTCCGTCAGTCCGCCCCAGTCCCCTTGCTGCTTCGCTGCGGCAGCGGGCCGAGCGGGCCGCGATGACGCTCGTCGCGATGGCGCCTTTTGCGGCCGAGGTCCTCGAGGCCGCCGTCATGGCCGGCGCCGCGCGAGCTGCGTGA
- a CDS encoding zinc ribbon domain-containing protein produces the protein MLPPDNVAIDHDPPRRWCAAVSRPPRHQRAGSTSASSASTTVLSNNAGAYVYGRRSKEPRAKLPGHPATRRRDAQAWAVCLRDKIPAYISWEQYEQNQRQLELNDNATRGVPREGATLLAGLVLCGRCGHRMQVSYNGGYARYACVYDARHFATPLCQSLAARPVDEVVEALVLRALAPSALELSLAVASDLEQERAREEKLWQQRLERAHYDVERARRQYDAVEPENRLVARTLERALEERLGAEQKLREQYHRVCATRPVTLTDAERSAIRALATELPKLWNSPTTTNEQRKDVVRQLLDEARVTVEGESERVELTLRWAGGHETTTTLTRPVAKLSQLSYHDDLTRRAAQLQRDGESLQQIADSLNAEGWRPAKQCETFSRSMVRGLLPSHGTTPPQRSIMERVKLKTNEWTMQALAARLHMPRVTLHCWRKRGWIRARWVPIPRPVGAWIIWADDEELERLAARRRPSRKRWPRRPQAA, from the coding sequence TTGCTGCCCCCGGACAACGTCGCCATCGACCATGATCCGCCTCGGCGATGGTGCGCTGCGGTGAGCCGGCCGCCCCGCCATCAAAGAGCTGGCTCGACAAGCGCATCATCGGCATCAACGACGGTGCTCAGTAACAATGCGGGTGCCTACGTCTATGGGCGGCGCTCGAAGGAGCCGCGCGCCAAGCTGCCGGGTCACCCCGCAACCCGGCGCAGGGACGCACAGGCGTGGGCCGTATGTCTGCGCGACAAGATCCCGGCCTATATCTCGTGGGAGCAATACGAGCAGAACCAGCGCCAGCTGGAGCTCAACGACAACGCCACGCGCGGCGTCCCGCGCGAGGGGGCGACGCTTCTGGCTGGTCTCGTGCTCTGCGGTCGCTGTGGTCACCGCATGCAGGTGTCCTACAATGGCGGCTACGCGCGGTACGCCTGCGTGTATGACGCAAGGCACTTTGCAACGCCCCTGTGCCAGTCGCTCGCAGCGCGTCCAGTCGATGAGGTCGTCGAGGCGCTGGTGCTCCGCGCCCTCGCGCCCTCGGCGCTGGAGCTGAGCTTGGCGGTGGCGTCGGATCTGGAGCAGGAGCGCGCCCGCGAAGAGAAGCTGTGGCAGCAGCGGCTAGAGCGCGCTCACTACGACGTCGAACGCGCGCGCCGCCAGTACGACGCAGTCGAGCCCGAGAACCGCCTCGTCGCGCGCACGCTCGAACGAGCGCTCGAGGAGCGACTCGGCGCCGAGCAGAAGCTGAGGGAACAGTACCATCGCGTCTGCGCGACGCGCCCCGTCACGCTGACCGACGCGGAGCGCTCGGCGATCCGCGCACTGGCGACGGAGCTGCCGAAGCTCTGGAACAGCCCCACGACGACCAACGAGCAACGCAAGGACGTGGTCCGCCAGCTCCTGGACGAGGCGCGTGTGACCGTCGAAGGCGAGAGTGAGCGAGTCGAGCTGACCTTGCGCTGGGCGGGTGGCCATGAGACCACAACGACGCTGACGCGACCCGTCGCCAAGTTGTCGCAGCTGAGCTATCATGACGACCTGACGCGACGTGCAGCGCAGTTGCAGCGCGATGGGGAGTCGCTACAGCAGATCGCCGACTCGCTCAACGCGGAGGGGTGGCGCCCCGCGAAGCAGTGCGAGACCTTCAGCAGGAGCATGGTCAGGGGCCTGCTCCCGTCGCACGGCACGACGCCTCCCCAGCGATCGATCATGGAGAGGGTCAAGCTGAAGACGAACGAGTGGACGATGCAAGCGCTCGCCGCTCGGCTTCACATGCCGCGCGTGACCCTGCACTGCTGGCGCAAGCGCGGCTGGATTCGGGCACGCTGGGTGCCGATTCCTCGTCCGGTAGGGG